TTCTGCGGGCGGCAGTTCGACGAGCTGGTGCCGTTGCTGCGCGCGGCCGGTGTGGAGGTGTGGTTGCCCGAGGTCGGCGGCCGGGTGGACCTGGAGGACGACGATCACCGTCGGCTGATGGCGTTCCTCGGTGCCGACACCGTTGCACCCCTCGACCGCCCAGACCCTGTCCGGCCGGCGGCGGCCTTCGTCCAGCATCCGTCGGTAGCCGTCGTTGTCCGTGCCGAACCGCCCTTGCCCGACCGTTCGCTCCCGACCGTCGACGATCTCGATCGTGGCCGAGCGCTTGTGCGGGTCGACACCGATGACCACGGGACTCACATCGCCTCCTCGCCTGTTCAGGGCATCTGACAGACGGGGAGGGCAACGCTACTTCGAGCTGGGCAGACCCCTCTTGAGCCACAACCCCGCCACGATGCCCGGCGAGACACACGCCATGAGTGAGCCACACCCAAAGAACGGGTGGGCAGCCGCTGAGAGAGCGTCCCTCCGAACATCTCGACCGAGCCTGGCCTGGCATCGACCGTGCCACCAGTCAACAAGTAGCCGCTGATCGAGCATCGCGAACGCGCGCCCATGCCGACCACCATGCGGCCTTCTCGGCCAAGCCTCATGGGCCGGACTTCGAACAGGTGCGGCGCTGGGAATTCGTCCTGATCGATCGTCCCCGCACCCACCGCTGCCCCACCTATGATCCAGTCGTGACGAGCTTCCCCGCTGCGGCCCGGCGAGTGCGCGACGACGCCCTCACCCCGCGCAACAGGCTGCTCGCCCTTCGGGAGTGCGCGCTGAACTTCGCCCCCTACGGCTTCCGCGCCACCTGGCACCACCTCGTCGTCAACGCCCGGATCCCGCACCGGCTGGAGGACGACCTCGACTCGTTGCACCGCGCGGTGGACGAACTGGAAGAAGCACGTGCGGTCTGGCGGGGACGCGCCGCGGACTTCGCAGAACGCCGTCGCCGCGAGAAGGCCGCCGGGCGACGGGTTCCCTCCCGCGCCGATCAGTGGCTCGGCAACGGCGTCCACCTCCGTTGCCCCGACTTCGAGCAGCACCCCAGCGATCGACTGATCATGGTTGTGCGCAGGGTCATCGCCGCGCATGAATCGGGAGTGAACCCGGCCACGGCATGCCTCGCGTGCGCATCGGCGTTGAAGGGTGCGAACAAGCGCTGCCCGGACTGCGGGGTGCTCCCGGAAAATGCGGCGCCCCGCCTCCTCGCACGTTGGACCGCCGTCGAGGCGGCCGAGCGCTGGAACAGGACATGGCGGCGGGAGACATCCCGGTAGACGTCCCATCGAGCGGTCCGTCGCGCCCGGCTGCCAGCCGGGCCACCGCACGGCAGCTCGGCCGACCTGGTACCCATTCTGATCCACCTCGACCGGCGCAGCCTCTGCGCACCCGTGGCAGGCACGGGTAGGCAACGCCACCACGAGGGCATCCACACCCCTCAAGCCCGCATCCCACTCTGGGAAAGGCGGACAAGAACGCCACCGCCACCGAGTGCGCTCTCATGCCGCATAGCGGGCATTCGATCTCGTCGGCGGCGGTGGCGTTCTGCTCGACCACGGCCTCTGCGGAGTGCTTGCGATGGCCGGACTCATGCGCGGCCACGCTGTGGCAGCCGACAAGCAGCCCAGACGTGGTACTCACCGGCGCGGCCGGTGCGTCGCGCAAGTCATGACCCGTTACCCCGTACAGGGCGTTGACGGCAGAGGGAAGCCGCTTTGTGATGATCTCGCCTTCCTGTGGTGATGTGAAAGGTGGGCGCAGTGGTGTTGTCCGGTCGGGATGTGCTCACGGACTGGATGGGCTTGCGGGCAGAAGACCAGACCGGTGGCTGCGGTGCCCCGGGCGGGCCGTTGTGGGTGGCCTGCGGTTCGCGTTCTACGGCCGCACCTCCACCACCGAGCACCAAGACCCGGTGACCTCGCGCGCGTGGCAACTGGAAGTCGCGCAGGAGCTGACTGCCGGGCACGGCACGATCACGGCGACCTTCTTCGACGCCGGGCGGTCGCGGCGTGACCGGTGGCGTGACCGGCCACAGGCCGCGGAGCTGCTGGCTGCGGTGCGGGATCCGGATCGCGGGTTCGACGCGATCGTGGTGGGCGAATACGAGCGCGGCTTCGCCGGCGACCAACTCGAGCGCCTGTTGGCATTGTTCCGGCGTCACGGGGTGCAGGTATGGCTGCCCGAAGCCGGCGGACCGGTCGACCTCGACACGCCGGAGCACCGGGTGCTGGTCAGGATGTTGGGTGCGCAGTCGCTACGCGAAGTGGTCCGCGCCCGGCACCGCGCGATGGCCGCCATGCGCGCCCTCACCGAAGAAGGCCGCTACCTGGGGGACGTGCTCCCTACGGCTACCGCTTGGTCGACGCGGGCCTGCACCCGCACCCTGCAGGGGCGCGCCGCGGTCGCAACGTCGTCCGGCTGGAGCCCGATCCCGAGACCGCGCCGACCGTACGGTGGCTGTTCGCCCAACGCTTGGCCGGCCGCAGCATCGAGACCCTGGTCGAGATCCTCAACCAGCAGCACACGCCATGCCCGTCAGCGCACGATCCGGACCGCAACACGCACCGCACGAGACGCTGCTGGACCACCGAGACGGTCACGACGATCCTGCGCAACCCTCGCTACACCCGGCTGGCAGGTCTGGAACCGACAGTCTGTCGACCACGACCACCACTCCCCCACCGACCAGCGACGCAGACGCGTCGCCAAGTGGAAACCGGCGCACCAGTGGATCCTGTCCCGACAGCCCGCCCATGCCGCGCTGGTCAGCGAACGCGACTTCGTCGCGGTCCAACACATCCGCCGGCGAGGGGAGACGCGTGAGTACCTGCTGGCCGGGTTGCTGCGCTGCGGTGCATGTGGGCGACGGATGGAGTCCCGGTGGGTGCACGGACGTCCCGGCTACCGCTGCCGCCACCACCGCGGCCCACGCACCGAGCAGACGCCGCCGACGCTCTACCACCGCGAGAAACAACTGATCACCAGGATCGGCCACGCCCTGCACCTGCACGCAGCGGCAAGCCCGCACACCGTCGTCGACAAACTACGCGCCGACCACGCCGTGATCACCTGCCATCCCGACAGAGTCGCCATCTGGAACCAGCGGCACCTACTCCACGCACTGCGCGAGTACGAAAAGTCCCACAAACACCCACCGACCCCACCAAGGCATCGCCAACGCCCGACCACTACGCACGCTGCCACAACCCATCACCGATCAAGCAGCGGTCACCCACCTCGACATCCGCCGCCGGCAACGGTTGGGCGGCATCCTCAACGAGTACCACCACGCCGTCTGACCTGCACGGACGGCATTTTCGGCAAGCACAGGTCCCAGGCGCCGGCGTAGCAGGCCTGTAGTTCTAGGCGCACGGAGTCGGAGGTGGGGCCTTGGCGGGTGCGGACGCGGTCGTTGGTACCGAGCAGGTTCTGCACGTGGTGGCCGTATTCGTCGGCGAGGATGTAGGCCTCGACGAACGGTCCGCCGGTCGCGCCGAACTTTTGCTGTAGTTCCCGGAAGAAGGTCAGGTCGATGTAGATCTGGGCGTCGGCGGGGCAGTAGAACGGTCCGACGGCGGAGGTGGCGTTGCCGCAGCGGGTCTGTACGCCACCGGAGAAGAAGTTGGTCTGCGCGGATTGGTAGGTGCGGCCGGATCGGGCGTGCTGGTCGGTCCAGAAGGCTTGGATCGAGTTGATGAAGGCGACCACCCGGCAGTCGGCTTCGCGGTTGGCGTCCGCGCCGGTGCGGCACTTGGTCCTGATGGCCTCGGAGCCGACCTGTTGGCCGCGGTTCACGTCGCCGAACCCGGATCCCGCGGGCAGTTGCGGGGTGCCGCCGATCTGGGAGAGCACGAGGTAGATGATCAGGCCGACGATGCCGAGCCCGCCGCCGCCCAGGGCGCCCGGCCGCCGATGCCGCGTTGGTCGCTGACCTGGGAGGTGTCCAGTTCGGCGTCCTCGTTGAACTGCACCGCGTGTCCTCTCGAAGTGTCGACCCGCAGGCGGGGCCGGGTTGCTCGGCCAGAGCGAGGGGCGTGCAGTGGCGGCGGGCGGATCGCGGCCACGCGAAGCCACCAGGGTGCCCGGTCACCCGATGCCTTGACGATCCGTCACGTCCCGGATGACGTCTCGTCGTTCTTGACGTAGGTGGGGTGCAGGTGCGCCGGTTGCTTGGCGCGTTTGGCGCGGGCGCGAAGGTTGAGGAACTCCACCAGGATGGAGAAGGCTATCGGGCCGTAGACGTAGCCCTTGGGAATGTGCTGGTCGAAGCCCTCGGCGATGAGGCTGCCGCCGATGAGCAGCAGGAACGACAGGGCGAGCATCTTGACCGTGGGGTGGCGGTTGACGAACTCGCTGATGGTCTTCGCCGACACCAGCATGATGATCATGGCGACGACGACGGCGGCGATCATGATGCCGAGTTCGTCGACCATGCCGACGGCGGTGATCACCGAATCCAGGGAGAACACCACGTCGAGGATGAGGATCTGGACGATCACGGAAGCGAACGACACGGTCTTGCGGGTGGTGGCGTGTTCGGCGCCTTCGAGTTGTTCGTGGATCTCGTAGGTGGCCTTGCCGAGCAGGAACAATCCGCCCAGCAACAGGATCAGGTCACGCCCCGAAATCTCCTGGCCCAGTGCGGTGAACAGCGGCGCGGTCAGCCCGATGACCCAGGACAGCGACGCCAGCAGCAGCAAGCGGGTGATCAAGGCCAGGGACAGGCCGACCACGCGGGCGCGTTGCTGCTGGTGGGCGGGCAGGCGGCCGGCGAGGATGGAGATGAACACGACGTTGTCGATGCCGAGCACGACCTCCAGCAGCAGCAGGGTGCCGAAGGCGATCCACAGCTCGGGGCTGAGCATCCATTCCATGTGTGGGCTTACTCCTTGTCCCCGCGGCTGGGAAGCGGTCTACGTGCGCGGGCATCGGGCATCGGGCATCGGGCGGCGGGGTCGGGCGGCGCGGCAGGCGTGTCATTGGGAG
This is a stretch of genomic DNA from Saccharothrix ecbatanensis. It encodes these proteins:
- a CDS encoding recombinase family protein, whose amino-acid sequence is MAARSRRTGRPRHAGAPGAGQDVGCAVATRSGPRPAPRDGRHARPHRRRPLPGGRAPYGYRLVDAGLHPHPAGARRGRNVVRLEPDPETAPTVRWLFAQRLAGRSIETLVEILNQQHTPCPSAHDPDRNTHRTRRCWTTETVTTILRNPRYTRLAGLEPTVCRPRPPLPHRPATQTRRQVETGAPVDPVPTARPCRAGQRTRLRRGPTHPPARGDA
- a CDS encoding TerC family protein, with the protein product MEWMLSPELWIAFGTLLLLEVVLGIDNVVFISILAGRLPAHQQQRARVVGLSLALITRLLLLASLSWVIGLTAPLFTALGQEISGRDLILLLGGLFLLGKATYEIHEQLEGAEHATTRKTVSFASVIVQILILDVVFSLDSVITAVGMVDELGIMIAAVVVAMIIMLVSAKTISEFVNRHPTVKMLALSFLLLIGGSLIAEGFDQHIPKGYVYGPIAFSILVEFLNLRARAKRAKQPAHLHPTYVKNDETSSGT